In a single window of the Streptacidiphilus sp. P02-A3a genome:
- a CDS encoding antitoxin yields the protein MGGFEGFAEKAEGWADSHPDQVREGIDKAEQGGERLTGDRYSSDIERAGQALADRFGQNQQDQGAAPGGQDSPEQQPNQGERYEQGDQSQQRQYDQQYQAGQGDQYQPDRIQQDDPGYQPDEGDPSGQ from the coding sequence ATGGGCGGATTCGAGGGTTTCGCCGAGAAGGCGGAAGGCTGGGCGGACAGCCACCCGGACCAGGTGCGGGAGGGCATCGACAAGGCGGAGCAGGGAGGGGAGCGGCTGACGGGAGACCGCTACTCCAGCGACATCGAGCGGGCCGGTCAGGCCCTGGCGGACCGCTTCGGCCAGAACCAGCAGGACCAGGGTGCCGCCCCCGGCGGTCAGGACTCGCCGGAGCAGCAGCCCAACCAGGGCGAGCGCTACGAGCAGGGGGACCAGAGCCAGCAACGGCAGTACGACCAGCAGTACCAGGCCGGGCAGGGCGACCAGTACCAGCCGGACCGGATCCAGCAGGACGACCCGGGCTACCAGCCCGACGAGGGGGACCCGAGCGGCCAGTGA
- a CDS encoding ABC transporter ATP-binding protein yields the protein MTIAAQGLTVRGPRGPVFENVDAQVEAGGLLVVHGPPRSGRTSLLLALSGRMRLVAGTLRVGPYRVPGQGRRAAGLVAVARAEPAVGLEGRLRVRELIAERCWISRGTTRSGILAAADRLELALDESSFAEDLSVLDRLRLALALAAAGEPGAVAVDDVDRDCTGAERSAAWRVLSLLQADGPTVLAAALQPPPAAAAVEAAALVPLPRLSRDLLDPPPAGTAATTVRTERNEADR from the coding sequence GTGACCATCGCAGCACAGGGGTTGACGGTACGAGGTCCGCGCGGGCCGGTCTTCGAGAACGTGGACGCCCAGGTGGAGGCCGGTGGCCTGCTGGTCGTGCACGGGCCCCCGCGCTCGGGTCGCACCTCGCTGCTGCTCGCGTTGTCCGGGCGGATGCGCCTAGTGGCAGGCACCCTGCGGGTGGGTCCGTACCGGGTTCCCGGCCAGGGCCGCCGGGCCGCCGGACTGGTGGCGGTGGCCAGGGCCGAGCCCGCGGTGGGGCTGGAGGGGCGGCTGCGGGTCCGCGAGCTGATCGCCGAGCGGTGCTGGATCTCCCGCGGCACGACCCGGTCCGGGATCCTCGCGGCGGCCGATCGCCTGGAACTGGCACTGGACGAGTCGTCGTTCGCCGAGGACCTGTCCGTCCTGGACCGGCTTCGCCTCGCCCTGGCCCTGGCGGCGGCCGGGGAACCCGGTGCCGTGGCCGTGGACGACGTCGACCGCGACTGCACCGGCGCCGAGCGCTCCGCCGCCTGGCGCGTGCTGTCGCTGCTCCAGGCCGACGGTCCAACGGTGCTGGCGGCAGCCCTCCAGCCACCCCCGGCGGCGGCCGCCGTCGAGGCGGCGGCCCTGGTCCCGCTGCCACGGCTGAGCCGCGACCTGCTCGACCCGCCCCCGGCCGGGACCGCCGCGACGACCGTGCGAACGGAACGAAACGAGGCCGACCGATGA
- a CDS encoding YhgE/Pip domain-containing protein: MTVFRLAWLELRRFRGPLRRFVPALLCLIPLLYGGMYLWANWNPYGHTDRIPVAVVNEDRPAQGPQGQPVDAGAQLVQQLKASPTFDWQFVSAAQAESGLRDNRYYFTVTIPSGFSGDLATAGTSAPERAGITLELNDANNYIAGIMTQVVQSKLQDQVDSAAHSAYVRAVYGELSGVRSQLGTASGAAGLLVDSTRTAEQGSAALSSGTAGLQQGSAQVATGAGQISQAAGQLGSLFTTLDQSAAQQLPRAAGSLVNAAGLASQGLSSVHSGTGLLQQGTSQAVSDLTALGDADPSLADSPAYQKAMKDARALDTAAGTLDGQAAAAASDATLAVTQATAVQSTAASIQSQLLGAQTTVALADSGASNVAAGSATVAQGLTSLQQGAQSLNGAAQEAHSGAASLSGTIDNALREIPPTDPTEVARAADVLGTPVSITETNLHPAKLYGRGMAPFFFGIALWVFGLFAYLLLRPVNLRALSSRVSTLTVAAAGWLPAAALGGIAALVLFTVVDAGLGLDPVNLGATILLLLLAAAGFTAVDHCLRTWLGTPGDVLSLVLLILQLTASGGLYPMPTEPVFFQTIRPLLPMTYLIDGLRVSISGGSSGNLVRDGAVLTAFAVLFVALTALILRRQRTWTVARLHPDVSL, translated from the coding sequence ATGACCGTGTTCCGACTCGCCTGGCTGGAACTGCGGCGGTTCCGGGGACCGCTGCGGCGCTTCGTACCGGCGCTGCTCTGCCTCATTCCGCTGCTCTACGGCGGCATGTACCTGTGGGCCAACTGGAACCCCTACGGCCACACCGACCGGATCCCGGTCGCCGTCGTCAACGAGGACCGCCCGGCGCAGGGGCCGCAGGGCCAGCCGGTCGACGCGGGCGCGCAACTCGTCCAGCAGCTCAAGGCGTCACCGACCTTCGACTGGCAGTTCGTCAGCGCCGCCCAGGCCGAGAGCGGGCTGCGGGACAACCGCTACTACTTCACCGTCACCATCCCGTCCGGCTTCAGCGGTGACCTGGCCACGGCGGGCACCTCCGCACCGGAGCGGGCCGGGATCACCCTCGAACTGAACGACGCCAACAACTACATCGCCGGCATCATGACCCAGGTGGTGCAGTCGAAGCTCCAGGACCAGGTGGACTCGGCGGCCCACTCGGCCTACGTCCGCGCCGTCTACGGCGAACTTTCGGGCGTGCGCTCGCAGTTGGGCACCGCATCCGGAGCGGCGGGGCTGCTGGTGGACTCCACCAGGACCGCCGAGCAGGGCAGCGCCGCACTGTCGTCCGGCACCGCCGGCCTCCAGCAGGGGTCGGCCCAGGTCGCCACCGGCGCCGGGCAGATCTCCCAGGCGGCGGGACAACTCGGCAGCCTGTTCACCACGCTGGACCAGAGCGCCGCCCAGCAACTGCCCAGGGCGGCGGGAAGCCTGGTGAACGCGGCCGGACTGGCGTCCCAAGGGCTGAGCTCCGTGCACAGCGGCACCGGCCTGCTGCAACAGGGGACCAGCCAGGCCGTCTCCGACCTGACCGCCCTGGGCGACGCCGACCCCTCCCTGGCCGATTCCCCCGCCTACCAGAAGGCGATGAAGGACGCCCGCGCCCTGGACACGGCGGCGGGCACCCTGGACGGCCAGGCAGCGGCGGCGGCATCCGACGCCACGCTGGCGGTGACCCAGGCCACGGCCGTGCAGAGCACCGCCGCATCCATCCAGAGCCAACTCCTCGGCGCACAGACGACGGTGGCCCTGGCCGACTCGGGCGCGAGCAACGTCGCCGCGGGCTCGGCCACGGTCGCCCAGGGACTGACGAGTCTGCAGCAGGGCGCCCAGAGCCTCAACGGCGCCGCGCAGGAGGCGCACAGCGGGGCCGCGAGCCTGTCCGGCACCATCGACAACGCGCTCAGGGAGATCCCACCGACCGACCCGACCGAAGTGGCCCGCGCCGCCGACGTGTTGGGGACCCCGGTGTCCATCACCGAGACGAACCTGCACCCGGCGAAGCTGTACGGACGCGGCATGGCCCCCTTCTTCTTCGGCATCGCCCTGTGGGTGTTCGGGCTGTTCGCCTACCTGTTGCTGCGGCCGGTGAACCTGCGGGCGCTGTCCTCGCGCGTCAGCACCCTCACCGTCGCCGCGGCCGGCTGGTTGCCCGCCGCGGCCCTGGGCGGGATCGCCGCCCTGGTGCTGTTCACGGTCGTCGACGCCGGACTGGGCCTGGACCCGGTCAACCTGGGAGCCACGATCCTGCTGCTGCTGCTCGCGGCAGCCGGCTTCACCGCCGTCGACCACTGCCTGCGCACCTGGCTGGGCACGCCTGGTGACGTCCTGTCACTTGTGCTGCTGATCCTCCAGCTCACCGCGTCCGGCGGGCTGTACCCCATGCCCACCGAACCGGTCTTCTTCCAGACCATCCGGCCGCTGCTGCCGATGACCTACCTGATCGACGGACTGCGGGTCTCCATTTCCGGCGGCAGCAGCGGAAACCTGGTCCGGGACGGAGCGGTACTGACCGCGTTCGCCGTCCTGTTCGTGGCCCTGACCGCGCTCATCCTGCGGCGCCAGCGAACCTGGACCGTCGCCCGGCTGCACCCGGACGTCAGCCTCTAG
- a CDS encoding alkyl/aryl-sulfatase gives MSHLPSFEDTTDFDNADRGFLGAMVPAVVRAADGRVVWDNDAYDYLKGECPDTANPSLWRQAQLTAKQGLYEVTDGIYQVRGLDLSNMTLVEGDRGVIVIDPLISTECAAAALALYREHRGDRPVTGLIYTHSHGDHFGGARGVLPEGSEAGVPVIAPVGFLEHAVSENVYAGNAMTRRAMFMYGDRLPKAPDGQISAGLGMTTSTGTVSLIPPTLDITRTGQEESVDGVRIVFQLTPGTEAPSEMNFSFPQRRALCLAENATHNMHNILTLRGAVVRDARIWSRYLDEAIEFFDDSYDVAFASHHWPTWGRENVVTLLSEQRDLYAYMHDQTLRMLNSGLTGPELAEEMRLPPALEQAWHARGYYGSLSHNTKAIYQRYLGWFDGNPAHLWEHPPVELAKRYVDLAGGADAALAKARGYVGGGDLRFAATLLNHLVFAEPENTAAKEELAWVYEKLGQGSENGTWRNFYLMAALELRQGPGTIELDTSGGMAMALTTEMLIDSIAVRVDGPRAWDEDLTVDLALTDEGRRHRLTLHNGALTHRAVALDTAPKTPAQCTLTLTKPQLLGVLAGRGLDGIQHEGDPAVLARLFSYVTEPDKSFAIVTP, from the coding sequence ATGAGCCACCTGCCCTCCTTCGAGGACACCACCGACTTCGACAACGCCGACCGGGGCTTCCTCGGGGCGATGGTTCCCGCGGTGGTCAGGGCGGCCGACGGGCGGGTGGTGTGGGACAACGACGCGTACGACTACCTCAAGGGCGAGTGTCCGGACACCGCCAACCCGAGTCTGTGGCGACAGGCGCAGCTGACCGCGAAGCAGGGCCTGTACGAAGTCACGGACGGGATCTACCAGGTCCGCGGCCTCGACCTGTCGAACATGACGCTGGTCGAGGGCGACCGCGGCGTGATCGTCATCGACCCGCTGATCTCCACCGAGTGCGCCGCCGCCGCGCTCGCCCTCTACCGGGAGCACCGCGGTGACCGGCCGGTGACCGGCCTGATCTACACCCATTCGCACGGGGACCACTTCGGCGGCGCGCGGGGCGTGCTCCCGGAGGGATCCGAGGCGGGCGTGCCGGTGATCGCCCCGGTCGGGTTCCTGGAGCACGCGGTCAGCGAGAACGTCTACGCGGGGAACGCGATGACCCGCCGGGCCATGTTCATGTACGGCGACCGGCTGCCGAAGGCCCCCGACGGGCAGATCAGCGCCGGGCTGGGGATGACCACCTCCACCGGTACCGTCTCGCTGATCCCGCCCACACTGGACATCACCCGCACCGGCCAGGAGGAGAGCGTCGACGGCGTGCGGATCGTCTTCCAGCTCACCCCCGGCACCGAGGCCCCGTCGGAGATGAACTTCTCCTTCCCGCAGCGGCGTGCGCTGTGCCTGGCGGAGAACGCCACCCACAACATGCACAACATCCTGACCCTGCGCGGGGCCGTGGTCCGCGACGCCCGGATCTGGTCGCGGTACCTGGACGAGGCGATCGAGTTCTTCGACGACAGCTACGACGTCGCCTTCGCCTCGCACCACTGGCCCACCTGGGGCCGGGAGAACGTCGTCACGCTGCTGTCGGAGCAGCGCGACCTCTACGCCTACATGCACGACCAGACGCTGCGGATGCTGAACTCGGGCCTGACCGGACCCGAGCTGGCCGAGGAGATGCGGCTGCCGCCGGCGCTGGAGCAGGCCTGGCACGCGCGCGGCTACTACGGCTCGCTCAGCCACAACACCAAGGCCATCTACCAGCGCTACCTGGGCTGGTTCGACGGCAACCCGGCACACCTGTGGGAGCACCCGCCGGTCGAGCTCGCCAAGCGCTACGTCGACCTCGCCGGCGGTGCGGACGCCGCGCTGGCCAAGGCCCGCGGCTACGTCGGCGGCGGCGACCTGCGCTTCGCCGCCACGCTGCTCAACCACCTGGTCTTCGCCGAGCCGGAGAACACGGCGGCCAAGGAGGAACTGGCCTGGGTCTACGAGAAGCTCGGCCAGGGCAGCGAGAACGGCACCTGGCGCAACTTCTACCTGATGGCCGCGCTGGAACTGCGTCAGGGACCGGGCACCATCGAGCTCGACACCAGTGGCGGGATGGCGATGGCGCTGACCACCGAGATGCTGATCGACTCCATCGCGGTGCGCGTCGACGGCCCCCGCGCCTGGGACGAGGACCTCACCGTCGACCTCGCGCTGACCGACGAGGGCCGCCGCCACCGGCTCACCCTCCACAACGGCGCCCTGACCCACCGCGCGGTCGCGCTCGACACGGCGCCGAAGACCCCGGCGCAGTGCACGCTCACCCTCACCAAGCCGCAACTCCTCGGCGTCCTGGCCGGCAGGGGCCTGGACGGAATCCAGCACGAGGGCGACCCCGCCGTCCTTGCCCGTCTCTTCTCCTACGTCACCGAGCCCGACAAGTCCTTCGCCATCGTCACTCCCTGA
- a CDS encoding sugar phosphate isomerase/epimerase, which produces MSRPAVLSPLTVHCSLLSTIGLPRDTTPAACLRRIADAGFDGVQTNPPADAPARRRLGELLDDLGLDASACGGLDEDEDPEPLFERAADAGMISLNAQVNGYWRDDDWQDARVTRLLELSDQYELPFFLETHRHRMTQDIRRTLALVERHPGLVLCGDFSHYTVMSELRAPWPDEWRTALHALAGRCGEVHARVNDGQRVQDPLPLVGDSQRDEFFDLWGTARRTWRGSPFLVTTELLPKQIGYDSTDLLGRPIGDIWQDSRRLLTEVRSRLTA; this is translated from the coding sequence GTGAGCCGACCCGCTGTGCTGAGCCCGCTCACCGTGCACTGCAGCCTGCTGAGCACGATCGGGTTGCCGCGGGACACCACGCCCGCGGCGTGCCTGCGCCGGATCGCGGACGCCGGCTTCGACGGGGTCCAGACGAACCCACCGGCCGACGCGCCGGCGCGACGTCGGCTCGGGGAACTCCTGGACGACCTGGGGCTGGACGCGTCCGCCTGCGGCGGCCTGGACGAGGACGAGGACCCGGAGCCACTGTTCGAACGAGCCGCGGACGCCGGCATGATCAGCCTCAACGCCCAGGTGAACGGCTACTGGCGGGACGACGACTGGCAGGACGCGCGCGTCACGCGGCTGCTGGAGCTCAGCGACCAGTACGAGCTGCCGTTCTTCCTGGAGACGCACCGGCACAGGATGACCCAGGACATCCGCCGGACGCTGGCCCTGGTCGAGCGGCACCCCGGACTGGTGCTGTGCGGGGACTTCAGCCACTACACGGTGATGTCCGAACTCCGCGCGCCCTGGCCGGACGAGTGGCGCACGGCGCTGCACGCGCTGGCGGGCCGCTGCGGTGAGGTCCATGCCCGGGTCAACGACGGCCAGCGGGTCCAGGACCCGCTGCCGTTGGTGGGCGACAGCCAACGGGACGAGTTCTTCGACCTCTGGGGCACCGCCCGGCGGACCTGGCGCGGATCCCCCTTCCTGGTCACCACCGAGCTGCTGCCGAAGCAGATCGGCTATGACAGCACCGATCTGCTGGGCCGTCCGATCGGTGACATCTGGCAGGACAGCCGCCGGCTGCTGACGGAGGTCCGCAGCCGACTGACGGCCTGA
- a CDS encoding DoxX family protein, translated as MSQNKLWPHVLSLFRVIVGALFVCHGASTIFGVLGGSAGTGGAAPVGAWPGWWAALIQLVGGVLVVLGLGTRAAALLCSGSMAYAYFTIHQEKALLPIQNGGEAAVMFCWTFLLIALAGPGTWALDTLLARGRRGSAQAPRAADPLTDSLSV; from the coding sequence ATGTCGCAGAACAAGCTCTGGCCGCACGTCCTCTCGCTCTTCCGCGTGATCGTCGGGGCGCTCTTCGTCTGCCACGGCGCGTCCACGATCTTCGGTGTGCTCGGCGGCAGTGCGGGGACCGGGGGCGCGGCCCCGGTGGGAGCGTGGCCGGGGTGGTGGGCCGCGCTGATCCAGCTCGTCGGCGGCGTCCTGGTCGTGCTGGGGCTGGGGACGCGCGCGGCAGCCCTGCTGTGCTCCGGGTCCATGGCCTACGCGTACTTCACCATTCACCAGGAGAAGGCACTGCTGCCGATCCAGAACGGCGGTGAGGCCGCCGTGATGTTCTGCTGGACCTTCCTGCTCATCGCGCTGGCGGGTCCGGGCACCTGGGCCCTGGACACCCTGCTGGCACGTGGCCGACGCGGATCGGCGCAAGCGCCACGGGCGGCTGACCCGCTGACCGACAGCCTCTCGGTCTGA
- the thpR gene encoding RNA 2',3'-cyclic phosphodiesterase produces the protein MTDHPQPSTVRVFVALAPPDDAKDELAGALRSAYEHHPHLRWNRIEDWHITLAFLGELPVAAVPILRPVLARLAASRPPLRLGLRGGGHFDERLLWSGIEGDLEELHLLADEVGKVVRACGTAFPERPLRPHLTLARARRGQQAGILSAAAGLADFVGRPWQAERLHLVGSNIGRGPGVIRYRDIEAWRFGRGI, from the coding sequence GTGACCGATCATCCCCAGCCCTCGACCGTACGCGTGTTCGTTGCGCTCGCCCCGCCCGACGACGCGAAGGACGAGTTGGCGGGTGCCCTGCGGTCTGCCTACGAGCACCACCCCCACCTGCGGTGGAACCGGATCGAGGACTGGCACATCACCCTGGCGTTCCTCGGCGAGCTCCCGGTGGCGGCCGTCCCGATCCTGCGTCCGGTACTCGCCCGACTGGCCGCGTCCCGCCCGCCCCTGCGGTTGGGCCTGCGCGGCGGCGGCCACTTCGATGAACGGCTGCTGTGGAGCGGGATCGAGGGCGACCTCGAAGAGCTCCACCTGCTCGCCGACGAGGTCGGGAAGGTGGTGCGGGCCTGCGGTACCGCCTTCCCGGAGCGCCCGCTGCGCCCCCACCTGACCTTGGCCCGGGCGCGGCGGGGCCAGCAGGCCGGCATCCTGTCGGCGGCCGCGGGCCTCGCCGACTTCGTCGGCCGCCCGTGGCAGGCCGAGCGCCTCCATCTGGTGGGCAGCAACATCGGCCGTGGCCCGGGAGTGATCCGCTACCGCGACATCGAGGCGTGGCGGTTCGGCCGCGGGATCTGA
- a CDS encoding discoidin domain-containing protein encodes MQPPPSRSRSRAVRAVASVVALAAAMIGLAAPSSHAASGTTYYVATTGSDANPGTSAGPFQTIQHCANVAVAGDTCLIDSGTYRETVTPPSSGSAGSPITFASAPGATVTVDGTNPVTGWTLDSGQIYKAPVTLAGTGTAPYSSTEYPSDSDLWANQIFSLGSLVPEAAYPPASSNPWAPSSFISSGWTSTRSGSTVTCTTAPCTTVLSGTLTDNSFPALGDLTGATVVMAGSWVANSSTVTSGDLDGTNKTLNLSFPASDGHVEPGGYSTKFYMVGKKAFLTGPNAWYYDAGAQELYYWPPSGNTPVGVTAKARNYGFDLNDRSYITVQGVNLFATSVTTDANSSNDILNGINAQYLSTWQTSQYETSMNYAGVYDANHRDDSGILLHGTDDTLENSTIQYSMGNGVSIDGTGSVVTNNLIANVAYGGTYTAAVAVDVGSSNATISDNTMHSTGRDVVNMNTSVYPNNGYQNIRVDYNNMYDYAKIDFDLGAVYTCCDTAYTGTRIDHNWIHDPAQIGNGFHFDNGSYGMTVDHNVIWNLDGGNGINFGGFTQSGLSLPYLTAQFTNNTIVSGSGEAIEEYYANANQVGNTTMENNILDGAHPAGQTYGYIAGGTPNETDDLVTTESQNGAAPNPLYTNAAAGDFTLQSTSPAVDAGAAVPPLTNGFSGSAPDQGAYESGQTPWVPGCAMTQCTVTRLPQSQLSVESADSQETVSQNDAATNAIDGSPSSMWVTDWSQSPVPQLPHDIQLNLGSTQSVECLYYLPRQDGVTNGTIANYAVYTSTDGSTWGSPVATGTWTTTSAEESACFAPTTAHYIELKALSEVNGNPWTSAAEISVGIVPTAAPTLLPQSQLSVESADSQETVSQNDAATNAIDGNPSSMWVTDWSQSPVPQLPHDIQLNLGSTRTVQCLYYLPRQDGVTNGTIAKYAVYTSTDGSTWGSPVATGTWSTTSSQESACFAPTTAHYIELKALSEVNGNPWTSAAEISVGVTS; translated from the coding sequence GTGCAACCTCCTCCCTCCAGAAGCCGATCGCGCGCCGTCAGGGCAGTCGCGTCGGTCGTCGCGCTGGCCGCGGCCATGATCGGACTCGCCGCGCCCAGCAGCCACGCGGCAAGCGGAACCACGTACTACGTCGCGACCACCGGCAGCGACGCCAACCCGGGCACCTCGGCCGGCCCGTTCCAGACCATCCAGCACTGCGCGAATGTCGCGGTCGCCGGCGACACCTGCCTGATCGACTCCGGCACCTACCGCGAAACGGTGACGCCGCCCAGCTCCGGCAGCGCCGGTTCGCCGATCACCTTCGCCTCGGCCCCCGGCGCCACGGTCACCGTCGACGGCACCAATCCGGTCACCGGCTGGACGCTGGACAGCGGACAGATCTACAAGGCCCCGGTCACCCTGGCCGGTACCGGCACCGCCCCCTACAGCTCCACCGAGTACCCCTCGGACTCCGACCTGTGGGCCAACCAGATATTCTCCCTGGGCTCGCTGGTGCCGGAAGCCGCCTACCCGCCCGCGTCCAGCAATCCGTGGGCCCCGTCCTCCTTCATCAGCAGCGGATGGACCTCGACGCGCAGCGGCTCCACGGTCACCTGCACGACCGCGCCGTGCACCACCGTGCTCAGCGGCACCCTGACCGACAACAGCTTCCCCGCGCTCGGTGACCTGACCGGCGCGACCGTCGTCATGGCCGGTTCGTGGGTGGCCAACTCCTCGACGGTGACCAGCGGCGACCTCGACGGCACCAACAAGACACTCAACCTGAGCTTCCCGGCCAGCGACGGCCATGTCGAGCCGGGCGGCTATTCGACCAAGTTCTACATGGTCGGCAAGAAGGCGTTCCTGACCGGCCCCAACGCCTGGTACTACGACGCCGGCGCCCAGGAGTTGTACTACTGGCCGCCCAGTGGGAACACCCCGGTCGGGGTCACCGCCAAGGCCCGCAACTACGGCTTCGACCTCAACGACCGCAGCTACATCACGGTGCAGGGGGTCAACCTGTTCGCGACCTCGGTCACCACCGACGCCAACAGCTCCAACGACATCCTGAACGGCATCAACGCCCAGTACCTGTCGACCTGGCAGACCTCCCAGTACGAGACCAGCATGAACTACGCCGGTGTCTACGACGCCAACCACCGCGACGACAGCGGAATCCTGCTGCACGGCACGGACGACACCCTGGAGAACAGCACCATCCAGTACTCGATGGGCAACGGCGTCTCGATCGACGGAACCGGCAGCGTCGTCACCAACAACCTCATCGCCAACGTCGCCTACGGCGGTACCTACACCGCTGCGGTGGCGGTCGACGTGGGGTCGAGCAACGCGACGATCAGCGACAACACGATGCACTCCACCGGTCGTGACGTGGTGAACATGAACACCTCGGTCTATCCCAACAACGGCTACCAGAACATCCGCGTCGACTACAACAACATGTACGACTACGCCAAGATCGACTTCGATCTGGGGGCCGTCTACACCTGCTGCGACACCGCCTACACCGGAACGCGCATCGACCACAACTGGATCCACGACCCGGCCCAGATCGGCAACGGGTTCCACTTCGACAACGGCAGCTACGGCATGACCGTCGACCACAACGTCATCTGGAACCTGGACGGGGGCAACGGCATCAACTTCGGTGGCTTCACCCAGTCCGGACTGTCGTTGCCCTATCTGACCGCGCAGTTCACCAACAACACCATCGTCTCCGGGAGCGGGGAGGCGATCGAGGAGTACTACGCCAACGCCAACCAGGTGGGCAACACCACCATGGAGAACAACATCCTCGACGGTGCCCATCCGGCGGGCCAGACCTACGGCTACATCGCCGGAGGCACACCCAACGAGACCGACGACCTGGTCACCACGGAGAGCCAGAACGGCGCGGCACCCAACCCGCTCTACACAAACGCGGCGGCCGGTGACTTCACCCTGCAGTCCACCTCGCCGGCCGTCGACGCCGGAGCGGCGGTGCCCCCGCTGACCAACGGATTCAGCGGCAGCGCTCCCGACCAGGGCGCCTACGAGTCGGGACAGACCCCCTGGGTACCCGGCTGCGCGATGACCCAGTGCACCGTCACCCGGCTCCCGCAGTCGCAGCTGTCGGTGGAGTCGGCCGACAGCCAGGAGACGGTCTCGCAGAACGACGCGGCCACGAACGCGATCGACGGCAGTCCCAGCTCCATGTGGGTCACCGACTGGTCGCAGTCCCCGGTCCCGCAACTGCCGCACGACATCCAGTTGAACCTGGGTTCCACCCAGAGCGTCGAATGCCTCTACTACCTGCCGCGCCAGGACGGCGTCACGAACGGGACGATCGCCAACTACGCGGTCTACACCTCGACCGACGGATCGACCTGGGGCTCGCCGGTGGCCACCGGAACCTGGACCACCACCAGCGCCGAGGAGTCGGCCTGCTTCGCCCCGACCACCGCCCACTACATCGAGTTGAAGGCCCTCTCCGAGGTCAACGGCAACCCCTGGACCTCCGCCGCCGAGATCAGCGTCGGGATCGTACCCACGGCCGCGCCCACCCTCCTGCCCCAGTCGCAGCTGTCGGTGGAGTCGGCCGACAGCCAGGAGACGGTCTCGCAGAACGACGCGGCCACGAACGCGATCGACGGCAATCCCAGCTCCATGTGGGTCACCGACTGGTCGCAGTCCCCGGTCCCGCAACTGCCGCACGACATCCAGTTGAACCTGGGTTCCACCCGCACCGTTCAGTGCCTCTACTACCTGCCGCGCCAGGACGGCGTCACGAACGGGACGATCGCCAAGTACGCGGTCTACACCTCGACCGACGGATCGACCTGGGGCTCACCGGTGGCCACCGGGACCTGGTCCACCACCAGTTCGCAGGAGTCGGCCTGCTTCGCCCCGACCACCGCCCACTACATCGAGTTGAAGGCCCTCTCCGAGGTCAACGGCAACCCCTGGACCTCCGCCGCCGAGATCAGCGTCGGCGTCACCAGCTAG
- a CDS encoding PPOX class F420-dependent oxidoreductase gives MTALDQSTRDALTRARYVSLTTYRKDGTPVATPVWHVVDEGRLYVWTEADTFKVKRLRRDPRAKVVVCDVRGRIAPGAAEAEGTGRVLDAEGTEEVRLLLGRKYLLARIGHVFATLTGRRRRRPIVGLEISF, from the coding sequence GTGACCGCACTCGACCAGAGCACCCGGGACGCGCTGACCCGCGCCCGCTACGTCAGTCTCACCACCTACCGCAAGGACGGTACGCCTGTGGCCACACCGGTCTGGCACGTCGTCGACGAGGGGCGTCTGTACGTGTGGACCGAGGCCGACACCTTCAAGGTCAAGCGGCTGCGCCGCGACCCGCGGGCCAAGGTCGTGGTCTGCGACGTCCGCGGCCGGATCGCCCCCGGCGCCGCCGAGGCGGAGGGGACCGGCCGCGTGCTAGACGCCGAGGGCACCGAGGAGGTCCGGCTGCTCCTCGGCCGCAAGTACCTGCTCGCGCGGATCGGGCACGTGTTCGCGACACTGACCGGCCGCCGTCGCCGCCGTCCCATCGTCGGCCTGGAGATCAGCTTCTGA